A single region of the Nocardioides aquaticus genome encodes:
- a CDS encoding MalY/PatB family protein — protein MSDLVHDLPDDTIRDALPLKWGSVAPGVLPAFVAEMDYALAAPVADAVAAAVRRGTTGYAPLGDLGVGEAYAGWAHRHWDHAVEPDACVVTGDVIAGIRLVLETLCAPGPVVVPLPCYPPFRDIVAVSGREAVYVTTDPDAPDQESAGLDLAAVEEAFAAGARTLLLCNPHNPLGRVPRRSELEALRDLADRYGARVVSDEIHGPLVLPGLPADLGFTPYAGIDPRAVTVTSASKTFNTAGLHCAVVVAPDHADRALLRGVPLVQNHAYSPLGMVAARVAWGEGDAWRAALVERLGHQRDLLADLLTTHLPRARMRRMEATYLPWLDLRAYGHDDPAAVAVGHGVAPAPGQAYQPGLAGHVRLNVATSPARLTTMVERLAAAVA, from the coding sequence GTGAGCGACCTGGTCCACGACCTGCCCGACGACACGATCCGCGACGCGCTGCCCCTGAAGTGGGGCTCGGTCGCGCCCGGGGTGCTCCCGGCGTTCGTGGCCGAGATGGACTACGCGCTGGCGGCGCCGGTCGCCGACGCGGTCGCCGCCGCGGTCCGCCGCGGCACCACCGGCTACGCCCCGCTGGGCGACCTCGGGGTCGGCGAGGCGTACGCCGGGTGGGCGCACCGGCACTGGGACCACGCCGTCGAGCCGGACGCCTGCGTGGTCACCGGTGACGTGATCGCGGGGATCCGGCTGGTCCTCGAGACGCTCTGCGCGCCGGGCCCGGTCGTCGTCCCGCTGCCGTGCTACCCCCCGTTCCGCGACATCGTCGCCGTGAGCGGCCGCGAGGCGGTCTACGTCACCACCGACCCCGACGCGCCCGACCAGGAGTCGGCCGGGCTCGACCTCGCAGCGGTCGAGGAGGCCTTCGCCGCCGGCGCCCGCACCCTGCTGCTCTGCAACCCGCACAACCCGCTGGGCCGGGTCCCCCGCCGGTCCGAGCTCGAGGCGCTGCGCGACCTGGCCGACCGCTACGGGGCCCGGGTCGTCTCCGACGAGATCCACGGCCCGCTGGTGCTGCCGGGGCTCCCTGCCGACCTGGGGTTCACGCCGTACGCCGGCATCGACCCGCGGGCGGTGACCGTGACGAGCGCGTCGAAGACCTTCAACACCGCCGGGCTGCACTGCGCGGTCGTGGTCGCGCCGGACCACGCCGACCGGGCGCTGCTGCGCGGGGTGCCGCTGGTGCAGAACCACGCCTACTCCCCGCTCGGCATGGTCGCGGCCCGGGTCGCGTGGGGCGAGGGCGACGCGTGGCGGGCAGCGCTGGTGGAGCGGCTCGGCCACCAGCGCGACCTGCTCGCCGACCTGCTGACCACGCACCTGCCGCGGGCGAGGATGCGACGGATGGAGGCGACGTACCTGCCCTGGCTGGACCTGCGCGCCTACGGCCACGACGACCCGGCGGCCGTCGCGGTCGGTCACGGCGTCGCGCCGGCGCCCGGGCAGGCCTACCAGCCCGGGCTGGCCGGCCACGTGCGACTCAACGTCGCCACCAGCCCCGCCCGGCTCACCACGATGGTGGAGAGACTGGCCGCGGCCGTGGCCTGA